One region of Maylandia zebra isolate NMK-2024a linkage group LG10, Mzebra_GT3a, whole genome shotgun sequence genomic DNA includes:
- the lipia gene encoding lipase member H translates to MLLWQYLITFLLVTVQICKAEKCDEFTDLNLGHSIIGTSLKVRLLLYTRLNGTCGTLMSHTDLSAYPQFNASKPTTFIIHGYRPTGSPPNWLNKLTERLLVRKDINVIVVDWNYGAATLKYWEAVKNTRKVASNITALINMLQEHGADLSSIHMIGVSLGAHISGFTGANLKGEIGRITALDPAGPGFKGKNPEDRLDSSDAQFVDALHTDMDLLGFREPLGHIDFYANGGADQPGCPKTIFSGQYFKCDHRRSVFLFIDSINATCTSRTYPCSSYKDFLDGKCLTCSQFGNAGCPILGYDVIKWKDILLEQNQTKAYFRTNEKSPYCMTNYRIDVVIWNKDVQWGYLTVKLHGNGKQAQATIDHKSLNFKKFTDTELLAAFDKDIQWVEKVSVKFSTGNVLQPKRKLRILRIRLKNLEPKGNKAQGPLCRYDVLLEENKEVTFRPIPCEESNF, encoded by the exons ATGCTCCTGTGGCAGTATCTGATAACCTTTCTGCTGGTTACTGTTCAAATATGCAAAG CTGAGAAATGCGATGAATTTACCGATCTGAATCTTGGTCACTCAATCATTGGTACCAGCCTCAAAGTTCGGTTGTTGCTATACACTAGATTAAATGGGACATGTGGTACCCTTATGTCCCACACCGACCTGTCTGCCTACCCCCAATTTAATGCGTCAAAACCGACCACCTTCATCATTCATGGGTATCGGCCCACTGGATCTCCACCGAACTGGCTCAATAAGCTCACTGAGCGTCTGCTGGTCAGGAAAGACATAAACGTTATAGTGGTAGACTGGAACTACGGTGCTGCGACTCTGAAATATTGggaagcagtgaagaacacacGCAAAGTAGCATCCAACATCACAGCTTTGATTAATATGTTGCAG GAGCACGGAGCCGATCTGAGCTCCATCCACATGATTGGTGTCAGTCTAGGAGCTCACATATCAGGCTTTACGGGCGCTAACTTGAAGGGAGAAATTGGAAGAATAACAG CACTGGATCCTGCTGGGCCAGGGTTCAAAGGCAAAAACCCAGAGGACCGACTGGACTCTTCAGATGCACAGTTTGTGGATGCCTTGCACACAGACATGGATT TGCTGGGTTTCAGGGAACCTTTAGGTCACATTGATTTCTACGCCAATGGAGGAGCAGACCAACCCGGCTGCCCAAAGACTATTTTCTCAG GACAGTATTTTAAATGTGACCACCGGAGATCGGTGTTCCTCTTCATTGACTCTATAAATGCCACATGTACCAGCAGGACCTACCCCTGCTCGTCCTATAAAGACTTTCTGGATGGCAAATGCTTAACCTGCAGTCAGTTTGGTAATGCTGGATGTCCTATTTTAG GTTATGACGTCATAAAATGGAAAGACATCCTGCTGGAACAGAACCAAACAAAGGCCTACTTCAGAACAAACGAAAAATCTCCATACTGCA TGACAAACTACAGGATAGATGTGGTGATATGGAACAAGGATGTGCAGTGGGGATACTTGACTGTTAAACTTCATGGCAATGGTAAACAAGCACAGGCAACCATTGACCA TAAATCCTTAAATTTCAAGAAGTTCACAGACACCGAGCTGTTGGCTGCGTTTGACAAAGACATTCAGTGGGTGGAAAAGGTGTCTGTTAAATTCTCCACTGGGAATGTATTGCAGCCCAAACGTAAGCTCAGAATTCTCCGAATCCGTCTCAAAAACCTGGAACCTAAAGGGAATAAAGCACAGGG GCCTCTGTGTCGATATGACGTCCTTCTCGAGGAGAACAAAGAGGTCACCTTCAGGCCAATTCCCTGTGAAGAATCCAACTTCTAA